The Loxodonta africana isolate mLoxAfr1 chromosome 1, mLoxAfr1.hap2, whole genome shotgun sequence genomic sequence aaaaaagaatgtcagaCACATGAcacattttaaaagaacatcACCTAACATGAAATTTTGGTAATTTTGAgataaaaccctggtggtgtagtggttaagtgctatggctgctaaccaaagcgtaggcagttcgaatcccccaggtgctccttggtatctctatgaggcggttctactctgtcctatagggtcactatgagtcggaattgactcggtggaaccgggtttggtgttttcattttatttatgtatattttttggtttatgagatAAAACTGAATTATTAGGAAAATTTTGTATAAACCTACTCTAATTGTTAAATACCTTCATTTGATGTCCACCGTCTTTCACTTGGAACTGAAAATCCTTCTAGTCAGGCTACCTAATGCCCCCTTCACATCTTTATTCCTAAGGGTGTAGATGAAGGGGTTGAGTGTAGGTGTCACCACTCCATAGAAGAGAGCCATGAACTTGGGCTGGTCCCTAGTGATGGAAGAGGGGGGCTGAAGGTACATGCTAATGCCTGGGccataaaataataaaaccacTATGAGATGTGAAGAACATGTCCCAAaggcctttttccttccctcagAAGACTTAATCTTCAGCATAGCATGCCCAATACAAGCATAGGAAGCAAGAATTAGGCAGAGTGGAACAGCTAGCATAAAAATACAGATCACGAAGAGTGTGAGCTCATTAACACTCTTTTCACCACAGGCAATCTTTATCAGAACAGGAATCTCACACACCAAGTGATCCAGTTTGTTGAGACCACAGAGTGGCAACTGTAATGTAACAGTTGCTTCTGAGACAGCATAGGTCATTCCACTCAGCCACACAATGGATACTAGGAGGACACAGATTTGCTGATTCATGATGAGGGTGTAGTGAagaggcttgcagatggccacataacgATCCAAGGACATGAGAGCCAGGAGTAGACATTCTGTGCTGCCCATCATGTGGAAGAAATAAAGCTGAACTGCACAGCCCAAGTAGCTGATTGTCTTTTTAGAGCTTCCCAGGTTAAATAACATCTGAGGGACAATGCTTGTGGTATAACACATGTCCAAAAAGGAGAGGTTGgtgaggaagaaatacatggggcTGTGGAGACGGGGATCTAATTTGGACACCAGTATGATAGTGATGTTTCCCATCACGGCCATAGGGTATGTTATCAGAAGAATGACAAAGAGAGGAAGCTCCAGCCAAGGACGGTCAGCAAAGCCTAATAGGATAAATTCTTCAGGGTGGCTTTCATTAGTTAGTGCCATTATCTTCAGTTTATTTAATCTATAACAGGAAAATGGTAAGCAAGACAGAATGAGTTATGAAATAATAAAACGTGATTATGCATTGGTCATATATTCATACAATATGGGGTACAGTAGCTTGAAGACAATATGTAAGGGTAACATTATTTCCCTTCATGACACCACAAATGAAAGGCAGTCACTTTAAGCATTCTTAAACTCAATTTCTTCCTGTGTATACAAGATGCCAATAACTATCTCCTTGGGTTGTGGTATCCAAAGAAAAATAGATATGGAAGTATTTTGGAAACTTCAATGTAGTGATTTTCAACACTTGGTTTACATAGTAATTGACTGAGGAGGCTGTTAAAAATGTAGGCTATTGGTTCCTATATCCGGGTGTCTGATAGAGTTGATCTGGTATGGGGTCCAGGAATCACATGGGTCATTTAGAGAAACACTGCTGCAAAGCAGTGTCAGAAAAAGTAAAGATATTGaggaatccactggatggtacccaacaacaacatagttgaaGAAGGAGGCAAAACCCTGAAAATGTAAGAATCATCAAGATAGTCTTGTCCAGCCCACGTATTTCGTTGAATAATTAAGCCATCTGTATGTGGaatagagcaagaaaagaaagcagttttagcttcaatttctttaattATAAATTGAGTTTGTTTTGTGTGCATTCTTTCTTGTAAAACTATTGAGATTAAACTTCATGTATTTGATCTTTCATGAAAAATTTTAGCTAGTTTGTGCATGTCATAGACATTTTCATTGTGGAGTGGCTTATGAACCTGTTTTATGTAAGAGTTTGGACAGTTGTCAGTGACTCACTGATTGTTCATAGTTACAAAACATATTTGTTACTCCAGTGAACTGCTCTCAGGAGAAAAGTCTACATCCCATTTTAGACTCAGAGACATGTTCCAGTCcagaaattattttacttttttttttaagttaaaagatACGTTGACACAACAAAATTAGCTGAGTGAATTAGTACTTTGATATAAATTCATCTGGTAATGAGTACTTCCTAAAAGTACAGTTTTCATAATCTCTTTTGCATTAAATCTCAAAGCCATCCTGCTAGAAATCACACAAAGCTATTTAGAGCTAAGATGTGAATGATGCCCTTTGCTGACACACTATCCTAGGTTTTAAGTGGTGAAGTGTGTTTCATGAAATCCCTATTTCTTCAAATGAAGTATATTCAGATGGGAAGGAAAGATATTGCATGAGGCAACAAAATTCTGAGTTATTCATTCAGTCaattagtggtttagtgttgcagattaccttctgtcttagttacctagtgctgctataataaatgccacaagtggatggttttaagaaagagaaatttattctctcacagtctagtaggttacaagtgaaaattcagggcatcagctccaggggaaggccttctctgttggctctggaagaaggtccttgtttgTCATCAATCTCTCCCTGGTGTAGGATATTCTCCTCACAGgaacactgggtccaaaggacacgatctgctcccggtgctgctttcatggtggtatgaagtctctcTGTCACTCTgcttgctctcttctctcttttatatctcaaaagagattggcttaagacactatccaatctTGAGGAtcccatcaatataactgccactaatccatctcattaacatcatagtgataggatttacaacacatagcaaaatggcagaaaatcaaaaaatgctggacaatcacacaatactggaaatatttacctagccaaattaataaatatattttttggggacacaattcaatctctgATACCTTCCTAGACCTACCTTCCTAAAAGTACAGTTTTCATAATCTCTTTTGCATTAAATCTCGAAGCCATCCTGCTAGGAATCATACAGAGCTATTTAGAGCTAAGATGTGATTGATGCCCATTGCTGACACGCTATCCTAGGCTAGGAGTGTACAATAACAGTAACAAAACAAGAACAATAATTCCGTCTAATCCTTAACGATCCTTTATGTGCCAAACATTGCAATACACTTTTTATATGCATCaactcatttttttctccataCTTCAGGATATTGTTAATCATTGATTCCTATAGCTAATAAGTAGGGAAGTTCTAAAGATGAAAAAGCAATCAATGTTCTAAATGAGTAGTGAGGAAATGAGCCTAAATTTAGAATTTCAAGAGTCCAGAGAAAACATCTGTACTCCAGGGATGTTTCATGAATGAATGCTGTTCCTTACATATTAATTTGACCTTGACATTATTAAAAATGTTATATGAACACATTGAATTTAAAAGCATATCTTGGACTAAGTTATTTATTAGGTGAAAATTCTATGTCTTAGGTgggatatgtaaaaaaaaaaacatgaatttatttcttaaaataatcaTTCTAAGAATTCCAATTTACCCACATTATTAAGTAATTGCACTATAAGTCACCTACTGACTACCCCTTTaacaactttatatttttctatcttgAATTGTTCTTCAATGTTTTAAGGGTTAATTTTACATTTGATAGTTCATGAATTCTCTTATAATCAATTCCATCTAACTCTAATGACAATATTCATTCATGTATACTTTTAGAAATTTTATTGTTTGTATTAGTTAGCAATTTGTTCTTATTACTTCGCTTATTAAATATAGTTCTGTGTGTGAATGGTGACTACCTCAAATCCTCCTTTATTTCACTGAACTAGTTCCATAAATGGGGAATTTCTCTGGATatttccttaaaaacaaacacagcAAGAGATGGACCTAACCAATATAATTTACTCCTGAAGTACATTTAAGCCCTGTAATTCTATCCCTAAATCTCTAATCTTTTCTGTGGTATTCTTATGATGTTTCATTAATTTTAACTTTTGAATCTTTCACTTTCAGTGATTTTCCGTCATAATTTTGCTACGTGGGGAGACATTTACCCACAGCTATTTAAGGTCACATTAATAAATTGCCATGACTGTGTTGCTTTTGACACCTATTTTGCATCTCCACTCACTTTTTTGTTCTAGTATACTTAACACATCTGTTTTTCATCACAAACAGTATTTTATTCATGTTTACAGCATTTTTTAGCTTTGCATATTGCAAAGGGCCATTACAAGAAACAGAAGTTACATCTATCTGACACCAAGAAATCTGAATAAAACACATGGATAATCAATCCATCAAATTTTGATCATACATAAATAAAGTTCACATGATAAAATAAGGACTTCATACTTCATTTGGGTATTTGACATCTGTCAGATATACTGTTTATTAATATTGTAGTAATTTTAAGTTTGGTTTATGTCAGAGAGAAAGACGGAGAGAGGCTAATTTATTACAGCAAGAAAGTTGCTTCCTAACCAATGAACTAGGTATTCCCAATGTTGAGGAAAAGGTCACTGAAATGAAATGCTCTCTGCTTTTTATATTTGTGTTGGGCATTAAGACCTACAAATATCCAACCTTCCCTAAGAATACATGACATTGTAAGAAAAGTGTCTTTTTACTCACCTTAATTTTCAGACATAACACTCAATGAAGAGCAATTATGAAGAAATGTATATGAATTTTTGAAAGTTCATAGAAGGAAAACTGTAGTACACAGATAAACATCTAAGAATTAGTTTCAGAATGTGAGTTTTTCAGTTGATACAAGGGCACCCAGGAAAAAAACATGGTTTAGGAAGATTATAGTGGAAATATCAGTGATGCCTTCCTGATAcgttatttgtattttattcttaGGCCTTTAGGGAATTGTTTTCAAACAAGCCTTTTATTCTTATCCCAGATGGATTAGCAGAGAACGTTCCTTGGGACACGGCTCTCTGAAGAACTGTTTCTTATGTCCAAATAGCTGCCTACTGCATTGAGACTGAGATTAAGTCCCTTTGAGTGTTATGATTGTTTTGAAATAAACCCAGTCAGTTTTCTAGGACAAATGATCACTAGTCTTAAAAAGGATGGAATTAGAGCAGAGTTTATTTGAACGAATCATCTACGGAACTTAAATAAGAGTTCCTTCAATATATTCAGCCATTTTTAGGCTATCTCATAAGATTCAGTTATTTTTATTCATCTCAATAAAGGAGCACAAAGATGAGAAATCTATGTGGTAGAGATTAAGGTTACAGAATAT encodes the following:
- the LOC135232994 gene encoding olfactory receptor 2B11-like, with the protein product MALTNESHPEEFILLGFADRPWLELPLFVILLITYPMAVMGNITIILVSKLDPRLHSPMYFFLTNLSFLDMCYTTSIVPQMLFNLGSSKKTISYLGCAVQLYFFHMMGSTECLLLALMSLDRYVAICKPLHYTLIMNQQICVLLVSIVWLSGMTYAVSEATVTLQLPLCGLNKLDHLVCEIPVLIKIACGEKSVNELTLFVICIFMLAVPLCLILASYACIGHAMLKIKSSEGRKKAFGTCSSHLIVVLLFYGPGISMYLQPPSSITRDQPKFMALFYGVVTPTLNPFIYTLRNKDVKGALGSLTRRIFSSK